The following coding sequences lie in one Frigoribacterium sp. SL97 genomic window:
- a CDS encoding TIGR03943 family putative permease subunit, with protein sequence MSPSPAPRPWRRLLDRWQGVLLTLVVGVATLWLAATGQLVLYIHPRYDVFTVVMILIGMTLSLATLAFSPVRGDDAHDGHDHDPGAGHGHDGRLDAAEVPAVEDGLRPRRRRPVATGARRLAFSAGVAVTAAIAIAVVALPPATLTSATAGQRDVNSSTAALDRTTVADATSASSDAYRSFSVLDWAGLLRQTTDLAFYEGKTADVVGFVTPSDTDPDDVFYVSRFVITCCAVDAQPVGVPVYLPGWQDQVAADDWVEVTGGFDTNRSSSSQDPVALVPDDVTTVGQPSDPYLY encoded by the coding sequence ATGTCGCCTAGCCCTGCTCCTCGCCCCTGGCGCCGACTGCTCGACCGGTGGCAAGGGGTGCTGCTGACGCTCGTCGTCGGCGTCGCCACCCTCTGGCTCGCCGCGACCGGGCAGCTCGTGCTGTACATCCACCCCCGGTACGACGTCTTCACAGTCGTGATGATCCTCATCGGCATGACGCTGTCGTTGGCCACGCTGGCGTTCTCACCGGTCCGGGGCGACGACGCGCACGACGGCCACGACCACGATCCCGGGGCCGGGCACGGCCACGACGGCCGCCTCGACGCGGCCGAGGTGCCCGCGGTCGAGGACGGCCTCCGGCCGCGCCGGCGTCGGCCGGTCGCCACCGGCGCCCGACGTCTCGCCTTCTCGGCGGGCGTCGCCGTCACCGCCGCCATCGCGATCGCCGTCGTCGCCCTGCCCCCGGCCACCCTCACCAGCGCCACGGCCGGCCAGCGCGACGTCAACTCGTCCACCGCGGCGCTCGACCGTACGACCGTGGCCGACGCGACCAGCGCCTCCTCGGACGCCTACCGGTCGTTCAGCGTCCTCGACTGGGCCGGCTTGCTGAGGCAGACGACCGACCTCGCCTTCTACGAGGGCAAGACCGCCGACGTCGTCGGGTTCGTCACGCCGTCCGACACCGACCCCGACGACGTGTTCTACGTGTCGCGCTTCGTGATCACGTGCTGCGCGGTCGACGCCCAGCCCGTCGGCGTGCCCGTCTACCTGCCGGGGTGGCAGGACCAGGTAGCCGCCGACGACTGGGTCGAGGTCACGGGCGGCTTCGACACCAACCGCAGCAGCTCGAGCCAGGACCCCGTCGCCCTCGTGCCCGACGACGTCACCACCGTGGGACAGCCCAGTGACCCGTACCTCTACTGA
- the rpmA gene encoding 50S ribosomal protein L27, translating to MAHKKGASSTRNGRDSNAQRLGVKRFGGQVVLAGEIIVRQRGTHFHPGVNVGRGGDDTLFALAPGSVEFGAKGGRKVVNIVASATATV from the coding sequence ATGGCACACAAAAAGGGCGCATCGTCCACCCGAAACGGTCGTGACTCGAACGCACAGCGCCTCGGCGTGAAGCGCTTCGGCGGCCAGGTCGTCCTCGCCGGCGAGATCATCGTCCGCCAGCGCGGCACCCACTTCCACCCCGGCGTCAACGTCGGCCGCGGCGGAGACGACACCCTCTTCGCCCTCGCCCCCGGCTCGGTCGAGTTCGGCGCCAAGGGCGGCCGCAAGGTCGTCAACATCGTCGCCTCCGCGACGGCGACGGTCTAG
- the rplU gene encoding 50S ribosomal protein L21: MVYAVVRAGGRQEKVEVGTIVTLDRLKAAEGDSITLPAVLHVDGDTVTSAADALAGITVTAEVLNDLRGPKIVIQNYKNKTGYKRRMGFRADLTRVKITSIN; this comes from the coding sequence ATGGTCTACGCAGTCGTGCGCGCCGGTGGTCGGCAGGAGAAGGTCGAGGTCGGCACGATCGTCACCCTCGACCGCCTCAAGGCCGCCGAAGGCGACTCCATCACCCTCCCCGCCGTGCTGCACGTCGACGGTGACACCGTCACCTCCGCCGCCGACGCCCTGGCAGGGATCACCGTGACCGCCGAGGTGCTGAACGACCTGCGCGGCCCGAAGATCGTCATCCAGAACTACAAGAACAAGACCGGTTACAAGCGTCGCATGGGCTTCCGTGCCGACCTGACCCGCGTCAAGATCACCTCGATCAACTGA
- a CDS encoding DUF4031 domain-containing protein yields MILIDEAVWPAHDTLWAHLVSDDSYDELHAFAARHGIPRRGFDHDHYDVPESRRAELIAGGAVAVTGLDLARRLERSGLRVSQRVKRGLTA; encoded by the coding sequence GTGATCCTGATCGACGAGGCCGTGTGGCCGGCCCACGACACGTTGTGGGCACACCTGGTGAGCGACGACTCGTACGACGAGTTGCACGCTTTCGCCGCCCGTCACGGCATCCCCCGCCGAGGGTTCGACCACGACCACTACGACGTGCCCGAGTCCCGACGGGCGGAGTTGATCGCCGGTGGGGCCGTCGCCGTGACCGGCCTCGACCTCGCCCGCCGTCTCGAACGCAGCGGGCTGAGGGTGTCCCAGCGGGTGAAACGCGGCCTCACGGCCTGA